The Candidatus Hydrogenedentota bacterium DNA window CATTTGCCCGGGCACTTGGAAAAGCTGCGGATTCTCGTCGTAATAGGTCTTCGCTTCCTTGCTCGTTACTTGGACGCCGTCTTCTTTGGCAACGACTTCCGCCATTTTTGCAGCCAAGAGCTGCCGGCGAATACTGTCCATGGCCTCTTCTCGGCTTTGTCCTGCTCGTTCCAAGACCTGCGCTTCGGTGGGCGAGGAAGTCCCGTCTTTACTCAATTGTTTGGAAAAGTATTCCATCTTTTTTTGAAATTCAGCTTCCACTTCAGCATTGGGCACCGTGAGATTGCGGCGCTCCGCCTCTTTCAGCAAAATTTCGGTGCGGGTCATATCACCAAGAATGGTAAGCCCTGCCCGCACGCGGAACTCATCGTTCAACTCCGAATCGCCCACCATCGCCATCACATTCGTCAGATGCCGGCGATAATCGGCAAGAAACTCTTTGCCTTCAATGGCCGTGCCGCCAATGATGGCAACAGGTCCTGCGGGAACCGAGCGTTCCACCACGTCCATATGGTCAATATCGGGAACCTGTGCGAAGGCACCAAGTGCATACCCAAGGCCTGCGATCATCGCGGCGCTAACAATAGCTCTCATGATAAATCTCCTTTATGTAATTCGGGATAAGGATATCCATAGTATACTAAATTCGAGGGGAATCAGGATGTTGCAGAGAAAAAGCTGCCTGGACGATGACGATTAAGGCTGACTGCTTTTCGTATAAGCCCGTATGTAGTCTACAAGATACTTCACATGTTCAAAAGGCGTATCCGGTAACACGCCGTGATTCAGGTTGAAGATATGCCCGGTACATTGCCCCCCTTCTATACATTCTTTCGCCGCTGCTGCGATAGCATCAAGGGGACCTGAGACAAGCAAGCGATTATCAAGATTTCCCTGAATGGGTGCATGAGCGCCTACAATAGCGCGTGCCTCTGCAATGGTCTTGTCGCCGGGGATGGACAAAATATCAGCGCCCGACGCTGCCATGTCCTCAATCTGCCCGGGACGATCCGCCAGACGTGCAAAGGCAATGGTCGGTACCTTTCCTTTCAGCGCATTGAAGACATACTGCTGCGCAGGCAGGGCAAAATCACCATATTCCTGCCTCGTTAATTCATAAGCGCATGATTCAAAGAGCTGGACCAGATGAGCGCCGCAGTCAATTTGATACTGCAAATAATCAACGGTCATCTTCGCCAGCGTATCCAATATGTCGCGGGATTCTTGGGGATGTTCGCTCAACAAGCGGCGCAGCCGAGGCATGCCAACAGCAGGACTGCCTTCCTCTGTCAAGAAAGCGAGCAGCGTTAAGGGCGCACCGGCAAAACCAATCAGCGGCATAGACGCGCCCGCTTGGGATGCAATACCCCGATAGATAGCCGCAATATGGGACATATGGGCTGCCATGTCGAAAGGACGGAGGGCGCGGAGTCGGTCTAGGGTGATTGACGGCCTTTCCAATTGGGGGCCCGGCCGAAAAATAAAAGGAGCGCCCATGGGCGCCAAAGGCGAAAGAATATCTTGAAAGATAATCAGCCCATCCACGCCCCACCGTGCAGGCAGCAAGGATATACGCGCCGCCAATTCGGGATGACGAAACAGTTCCTCCAGATGCAGCTTGGACGAGGCACGGAGCTCACGATAGGCAGGATCGCAGCGCCCTGCCTGCCGCATCAACCAGAGAGGCGGCCGTTCTGTTGACTCGCCGCGGGCGGCTCTTAAAAGGAGGCTATCATTTACTGTTAACATCGTACTGTTCCCCGAATCGCTCCAACACTTGGCAACATGATCCATCGTATTATTCTATTCGGGTGTATAGCAAGCCCCGAAGAAAATGCGTCCAAGGCAAGGGCGTCATTTTAAAGTTCGTCTTCCTCTTCCGCCTCGTTATCAAGATCTAAAGAGTCGGAAAATTCATCATCAATTTCATCTTCGTCGACGTCATCGACGCTGATCTCGTCCGTGTCGTCGGTATCATCATCCGTAGCGGCTATAAGAGGCGCTTCTTCCTCTTCCTCCT harbors:
- a CDS encoding uroporphyrinogen decarboxylase, translated to MLTVNDSLLLRAARGESTERPPLWLMRQAGRCDPAYRELRASSKLHLEELFRHPELAARISLLPARWGVDGLIIFQDILSPLAPMGAPFIFRPGPQLERPSITLDRLRALRPFDMAAHMSHIAAIYRGIASQAGASMPLIGFAGAPLTLLAFLTEEGSPAVGMPRLRRLLSEHPQESRDILDTLAKMTVDYLQYQIDCGAHLVQLFESCAYELTRQEYGDFALPAQQYVFNALKGKVPTIAFARLADRPGQIEDMAASGADILSIPGDKTIAEARAIVGAHAPIQGNLDNRLLVSGPLDAIAAAAKECIEGGQCTGHIFNLNHGVLPDTPFEHVKYLVDYIRAYTKSSQP